GCCACGATCCGGACACGCACACGCTGCTCGGCGACGGCATCGATCTCGCGGGCTCCGACGTGCGGCTCTGGCGGACCGGCGTGGACGACCAGACCCGGCCCTACCCCGGCAGCCACGCCATCGAGGGCGTGGAGATCGTGCCGGCCGCGGTGCTCGCGGCGACCTTCTTCGCCGCCGCCGGAGGTCAGACGCTCGGCGAGGTGACGATGTCGGCGCCGCTGCTGACCGCCGACCGCCGCGAGGTCCAGGTCGTCCGGCAGGGAACCGGGCTGCGGCTGGCCGCCCGTACCGCGGGCGAACCGGACGCCGCCTGGCAGATGATCGCCACCGCGACGGTGCCCGCCACGCCGGGAGAGGCGCCGGCCCCACCGGCGCACGCGCTCTCCCCGGCGGAGCCTGGTCTGATCATGCAGCGGCTCGCCGCCGTCGGCGTACCCGGCACCGGGTTCGACTGGATGGTCGAGGAACTGCTGCGCGGCGACGGCGCGCTGCGCGCCCGGGTACGGTGCGGGCCGGCCGCCACGTGGGCGCCCGTCCTGGACGCGGCGATGTCGGTGGCGCCGAGCGCGTTCCCCGGCGACCCGCTGCTTCGCATGGTGACGCACGTCGACCGGCTGGTCGCGGCCGGAGAGCCACCGGACACGGTGGACATCGAGGTGTGGCTCGACCCCGAGCGCGCCGACACGGTGCAGGTACGGGTGACCGACGGCGCCGGTGACGTCGTCGGCTGGCTGTCGGGGCTGCGGTACCCGGTGATCGACGTGCCGGCCCCCGCGGAGAACGGCGCCGACGGCGCGCGGCCCGCCGAGTCCATCGCCGACCTGGGACCGGAGGAGCTGCGCGCGTTCCTCCTGGAGGAGGTGGGCGCGCAGATCGCCAAGGAGATGCGGCTGGCCCCCGGCGATCTGCAGCCGCACCGGCCGCTGGTCGAGCAGGGGCTGGACTCGGTGCTGACGGTGGTCGTCCGGCGGCGGCTGGAGAAACGGTTCCGCTGCTCGCTGCCGACGACCCTGCTGTGGCAGCAGCCGACCGTCGCCGCGGTCTCCGACTACATCGCCGGGCTGGTGTCCGCCAACGGGAGCACTGAAGCGGGGTAAGGGAGGTCAGGCGGTCGTGAGGGTGGCGGGGTCGGTGTTGGAGCCGCAGAGCACCACCGCCACCCGCTCGCCCGGGGCCGGGGTGTAGGCGCCCGCCAGCAGCGCCGCGTACGCGGTCGCGCCGGCGGGCTCCGCCGCCAGCCGGTGCCGCGCCCAGAGGGTGCGCCGGGCCTCGACGATCGCCTCGTCGCTCACCAGCACGCTCCGCACCCGAGGCGACGAAAGGATCTCGAACGGGATGGCGCCGAGCCTGGTCGCGCCCAGCGCGTCGGCCGCCACCCCGCTGACCTCCACCGGCACCGGCTCCCCCGCCCGCAGCGCCTCGTGCAGGGTCGGGATCCGCTCGGGCTCCACCGCGACGATCCGCGGCCCGGACATGGACCCGGCCTCATGAGCGGCCCCGGAGGTGCCCAGGGTGATCCCGGCGGCGAAACCTCCGCCGCCGACGGCGACCACCACCGTGTCCACGCCGCCCGTCTGCTCCACGATCTCCAGCCCCGTGGTCCCCTGCCCCGCCACCACCTCGGCCTGGTCGTACGCGTGCACCGCCAGCGCGCCCGTCTCGGCGGCGCGCTTGGCGGCGGCCTCGGCGGCCTCGGAGTAGATGGCGCCGGTCTGCGTGACATGCGCCCCCAGCGCCGCGAGCCCCGCCACCTTCACCGGGCTGGTCACCTCGGGCACGAAGATCTCCGCCCGCACCCCCAGGGACCGCGCCGCGTGCGCCACCGCCAGCCCGTGGTTGCCCCCGCTGGCGGCGATCACCCCGCTGGGCGGCAGCGCACCGGCCGACAGGATGCGGTTGAACGCCCCCCGCACCTTGAACGACCCCGAGTGCTGCAGCAGCTCCAGCTTGAAGAAGACCCCGGCCGAGACCTCGAGGACCGGCGTGCGGAGCACGTG
This genomic interval from Nonomuraea helvata contains the following:
- a CDS encoding serine/threonine dehydratase — translated: MDYSDVLAAAGRIDGHVLRTPVLEVSAGVFFKLELLQHSGSFKVRGAFNRILSAGALPPSGVIAASGGNHGLAVAHAARSLGVRAEIFVPEVTSPVKVAGLAALGAHVTQTGAIYSEAAEAAAKRAAETGALAVHAYDQAEVVAGQGTTGLEIVEQTGGVDTVVVAVGGGGFAAGITLGTSGAAHEAGSMSGPRIVAVEPERIPTLHEALRAGEPVPVEVSGVAADALGATRLGAIPFEILSSPRVRSVLVSDEAIVEARRTLWARHRLAAEPAGATAYAALLAGAYTPAPGERVAVVLCGSNTDPATLTTA